A stretch of DNA from Mycobacterium senriense:
CTTCCTGTTCTTCGGCAGCGGCTACTACAACTACGACGAGGGCTACACCCCCGAGTTTCCCGGCATCGAGCAGTTCGAGGGCACCGTGGTACACCCGCAGCACTGGCCCGAAGACCTGGACTACACGGGCAAGAAGGTCGTGGTGATCGGCAGCGGGGCGACCGCGGTCACGCTGCTGCCGTCGTTGTCGGACCGCGCCGCGAAAGTCACCATGCTGCAGCGCTCGCCGACCTATCTCATCTCGGCGTCCAAGTACGGTGCCGTCGCCGCTATCTCTCGAAAGTTGTTGCCCCGCAGGCCCGCTCATGTCGTGATCCGCATGTACAGCGCCCTGACCGAGGCGGTGTTCTTCGCGTTGTCCCGCAAGGCGCCGGGGCTGGTGCGATGGCTGTTGCGGCGCAAGGCGATCAGCAGCCTGCCCGCCGGCTACGACGTCGACACCCACTTCAAGCCGCGCTACAACCCGTGGGACCAGCGGATGTGTCTGATCCCCGACGCTGACCTGTACAACGCCATCACCGCGGGCGGCGCCGAAGTGGTCACCGACCAGATCGACCATTTCGACGCGACCGGCATCGAGCTGAAATCCGGCGGGCACCTCGACGCCGACATCATCGTCACCGCCACCGGGCTGCAACTGCAGGCGCTGGGCGGCGCCGCGATCAGCCTGGACGGCACCGAGATCAAGACCAGCGACCGCTTCGTCTACAAAGCGCACATGCTCGAAGACGTGCCCAACCTGTTCTGGTGCGTGGGCTACACCAACGCGTCGTGGACGCTGCGCGCCGACATCACCGCCCGCGCCACGGCAAAGCTGATGGAACACATGGCCTCTCACGGCTACACCCACGCCGCCCCGCATCGCGGCAACGAGCCGATGACCGAAAAGCCATCGTGGGACATCAACGCCGGCTACGTGCTGCGCTCGGTGCACATGTTGCCGAAGTCGGGCACCAAGCGGCCGTGGAACGTGCGGCAGAACTATCTTGCCGACGCCCTCGACTACCGGTTCGACCGGATCGAGGAGGCGATGGTGTTCGGCCGCGTCGATGACCGGGCACCGCTGGCCGGCTAGCCGGTCCGGTGTTTGTGAACTGCTACTAAATCGCAGGTGTCCGCAATACGCTGATCGCCATGGCATCTGAGAAGCGCGAACCCAAAGTCGTTGTCCTCGGTGGCGGTTCCTGGGGCACCACCGTGGCATCAATCTGCGCGCGCCGCGGTCCGACGCTGCAGTGGGTGCGCTCTGAGGCGACCGCCTCCGACATCAACGAGAACCACCGCAACAGCCGCTACCTCGGCAACGACGTCGTGCTGAGCGACACCCTGCGCGCCACCACCGACTTCGCCGAGGCCGCCAACTCCGCCGATGTCGTCGTGATGGGCGTTCCCTCGCACGGCTTTCGGGGTGTGCTGAGCGAGCTCGCCAAGGAGCTGCGGCCGTGGGTGCCGGTGGTGTCGCTGGTCAAGGGGCTCGAGCAGGGCACCAACATGCGGATGTCGCAGATCATCGAGGAGACGCTGCCCGGACACCCCGCGGGCATCCTGGCCGGGCCGAACATCGCGCGCGAGGTCGGCGAGGGCTACGCGGCCGCGGCGGTGCTGGCCATGCCGGACCAGCATCTGGCGACCCGGCTGTCGGGCCTGTTTCGCACCCGGCGCTTCCGCGTGTACACCAGCGACGACGTCATCGGGGTGGAGATGGCCGGGGCGCTGAAGAACGTGTACGCCATCTCCGTGGGGATGGGCTACTCGCTGGGCATCGGGGAGAACACCCGCGCGCTGGTGATCGCCCGCGCGTTGCGCGAGATGACCAAGCTGGGCGTCGCCCTGGGCGGCCATCCCGACACCTTCCCGGGCCTGGCCGGGCTGGGCGATCTCATCGTCACCTGTACCAGCCAGCGCAGCCGCAATCGACACGTCGGTGAACAACTCGGCGCGGGCAAGCCGATCGACGAGATCATCGCGTCGATGAACCAGGTCGCCGAGGGCGTCAAGGCCGCCAGCGTGATCATGGAGTTTGCCAACGAATTCGGCCTCACCATGCCGATCGCCCGTGAGGTCGACTCCGTGATCAACCACGGCTCGTCCGTCGAGCAGGCCTATCGGGGCCTGATCGCCGAGGTTCCCGGCCATGAGGTGCACGGCTCGGGCTTCTGAACTGGTTGTTGACGCGAGGTAATTCAAATCTTTGCGTTCTCTATGGGCAGGGCCCGTCCGCTTGACCGGCCTCTGCCAGCAAAATACCGTCGTTCCAGGCGACCAGGAGTTTCCGGGCACGATCTTGCGGGTCGGTCCGGTGTAATCGGCTGTACGCCAACACGTTACGAAGAGGTAACTAGACGAAACATGGGGCGAATATCGGACGTCCCCCGCTAACACCTGACGAGGGGACGCGACCGATGCACAACGTTGAACAGGACCGGTCGCGTATCGATCGGCTGCGGGGCG
This window harbors:
- a CDS encoding flavin-containing monooxygenase; translation: MTVTPQEAADSGAAEAGYSDVIIVGAGISGIDAAYRITERNPRLTYTVLERRAQIGGTWDLFRYPGVRSDSSIFTLSFPFEPWTRREGVADGVHIREYLVATAHKYGIDRHIRFNSHVRSADWDSATDTWTITVEQDGARRLYRCRFLFFGSGYYNYDEGYTPEFPGIEQFEGTVVHPQHWPEDLDYTGKKVVVIGSGATAVTLLPSLSDRAAKVTMLQRSPTYLISASKYGAVAAISRKLLPRRPAHVVIRMYSALTEAVFFALSRKAPGLVRWLLRRKAISSLPAGYDVDTHFKPRYNPWDQRMCLIPDADLYNAITAGGAEVVTDQIDHFDATGIELKSGGHLDADIIVTATGLQLQALGGAAISLDGTEIKTSDRFVYKAHMLEDVPNLFWCVGYTNASWTLRADITARATAKLMEHMASHGYTHAAPHRGNEPMTEKPSWDINAGYVLRSVHMLPKSGTKRPWNVRQNYLADALDYRFDRIEEAMVFGRVDDRAPLAG
- a CDS encoding NAD(P)H-dependent glycerol-3-phosphate dehydrogenase, with protein sequence MASEKREPKVVVLGGGSWGTTVASICARRGPTLQWVRSEATASDINENHRNSRYLGNDVVLSDTLRATTDFAEAANSADVVVMGVPSHGFRGVLSELAKELRPWVPVVSLVKGLEQGTNMRMSQIIEETLPGHPAGILAGPNIAREVGEGYAAAAVLAMPDQHLATRLSGLFRTRRFRVYTSDDVIGVEMAGALKNVYAISVGMGYSLGIGENTRALVIARALREMTKLGVALGGHPDTFPGLAGLGDLIVTCTSQRSRNRHVGEQLGAGKPIDEIIASMNQVAEGVKAASVIMEFANEFGLTMPIAREVDSVINHGSSVEQAYRGLIAEVPGHEVHGSGF